One genomic window of Pseudomonas sp. LFM046 includes the following:
- a CDS encoding DUF1329 domain-containing protein, with product MLKTFGYLLLAGCALQAQAKVDVTQAARLGQDLTPLGGERAGNADGTIPAWDGGLATPPAGYQPGMHHPDPYAADGLRFVVDSRNISQYDKLLTPGYKALLQQYPDYKLRVFPTHRSAAAPQRIYDATRFNAQNGELIAGGNGVQGVAAGVPFPIPASGLEAIWNHILRYRGEQVHFTTNQAAVLANGSYNLLKLERDIYFVYGRDGMTPANLENTLFFYKYRVVAPSKLSGSALVVQETLDQVLSIRKAWRFNRGERRVRRLPMLAYDTLQPDTNGLATADVVDSYNGAPDRYEWQLLGKQEMLVPYNSYAVHQKGIPYEQILKANFVNPDLLRYEQHRVWVVEATLRKGFSHPYAKRRFYLDEDSWQILAVDLYDKDGNLSGMQESHPISYYDAPMFGSTLETIYDFVGSRYFVDGLDNNEPMYDFNASLYPRDFTPQALRREGN from the coding sequence TTGTTGAAAACTTTCGGATATCTGCTCCTGGCCGGCTGCGCCCTGCAGGCCCAGGCCAAGGTCGACGTTACCCAGGCTGCCCGTCTTGGGCAGGACCTCACCCCGCTCGGCGGCGAGCGTGCCGGCAATGCCGACGGCACCATTCCGGCCTGGGATGGTGGCCTCGCCACGCCGCCCGCCGGCTACCAGCCAGGCATGCACCACCCCGATCCCTATGCGGCAGACGGCCTGCGCTTCGTCGTCGACAGCCGCAACATCAGCCAGTACGACAAGCTGCTGACGCCGGGCTACAAGGCGCTCCTGCAGCAGTATCCGGACTACAAGCTGCGGGTCTTCCCGACCCACCGCAGTGCCGCGGCGCCGCAGCGCATCTACGACGCCACCCGCTTCAATGCGCAGAACGGCGAGCTGATCGCGGGTGGCAACGGTGTCCAGGGTGTGGCTGCGGGCGTTCCCTTCCCCATCCCGGCCAGCGGCCTGGAAGCCATCTGGAACCACATCCTGCGCTATCGCGGCGAACAGGTTCACTTCACCACCAACCAGGCCGCGGTGCTCGCCAACGGCAGCTACAACCTGCTGAAGCTGGAGCGGGACATCTACTTCGTCTACGGTCGCGACGGCATGACCCCGGCGAACCTGGAGAACACCCTGTTCTTCTACAAGTACCGCGTGGTGGCGCCGTCCAAGCTGTCCGGCTCGGCGCTGGTGGTCCAGGAAACCCTCGACCAGGTGCTGTCGATCCGCAAAGCCTGGCGCTTCAACCGTGGCGAGCGCCGTGTCCGTCGCCTGCCCATGCTGGCCTACGACACCCTGCAGCCCGACACCAACGGCCTGGCCACCGCCGATGTGGTGGACTCCTACAACGGTGCGCCGGACCGCTACGAGTGGCAGTTGCTGGGCAAGCAGGAAATGCTGGTGCCCTACAACAGCTATGCCGTCCACCAGAAGGGCATCCCCTACGAGCAGATCCTCAAGGCGAACTTCGTGAATCCCGACCTGCTGCGCTACGAGCAGCACCGCGTCTGGGTGGTGGAAGCGACCCTGCGCAAGGGCTTCAGCCATCCTTACGCCAAGCGCCGCTTCTACCTGGATGAGGACAGCTGGCAGATCCTGGCCGTCGACCTCTACGACAAGGACGGCAACCTGAGCGGCATGCAGGAAAGCCACCCGATCAGCTACTACGACGCACCGATGTTCGGCAGCACGCTGGAAACCATCTACGATTTCGTGGGTAGCCGATACTTCGTGGATGGCCTGGACAACAACGAGCCCATGTACGATTTCAACGCATCGCTCTATCCGAGGGACTTCACGCCTCAGGCACTGCGACGCGAAGGCAACTGA
- a CDS encoding DUF3392 domain-containing protein, with protein sequence MEVVLDLIATLSRWSRGHLHDIALAIMATVLVLFGPALNAWLQQRIGSLNFLFRTLLFVLLCALGYGLAMIYLTPWLAKGLGYFNNYTLAPVLLLVFFVIGVIADRN encoded by the coding sequence ATGGAAGTCGTACTGGACCTGATCGCCACCCTGTCGCGCTGGAGCCGCGGCCACCTGCACGATATCGCCCTGGCCATCATGGCCACCGTACTGGTGCTCTTCGGGCCCGCCCTCAATGCCTGGCTGCAACAACGTATCGGCAGCCTCAACTTCCTCTTCCGCACCCTGCTCTTCGTGCTGCTCTGCGCGCTGGGCTACGGCCTGGCGATGATCTATCTCACGCCCTGGCTGGCCAAGGGGCTCGGCTACTTCAACAACTACACCCTGGCGCCCGTCCTGCTACTAGTCTTCTTCGTGATCGGCGTGATCGCCGATCGCAACTGA
- a CDS encoding dynamin-like GTPase family protein, giving the protein MSMERLSQQVDAYVAWKRELLREITRYRSWLEHNRLNSDALSAKLERVQRLLRTDHITLAFVGEFSRGKTELINSLFFSEFGQRMLPSQAGRTTMCPTELFYDPRSERSYIRLLPIESRTASASVAQFKRAPRHWVNIPLDPSDPDNMIQAFAQVARTKPMPVEQAIQLGFHPDMLDPTGRPGEVLVPAWRHAMVNFDHPLLRQGLRILDTPGLNALGSEPELTLSMLPSAQAIVFLLSADTGVTASDMSVWQQHIRQLDEDTQAHLFAVLNKIDVLWDDLAGDTFVQNAIRRIQETTARQLGIRSDEVLPLSAKQALLAKVRKDGDLLARSQIGTLEALLCERIVTQKERLIEDNVANQMMALLQNSLHVLNLRLEKVREQQSMLDNHHQDNGQMLFELTARTKEDHARHHRRLLSLKTNQRLLKRQGDMLRSASRAERLDEHLARLRRELTGSWTTLGINQGILHFFRAVEFDLHSLEHEAEMANKMVSAIYRRHNDENPLHGVDAPLFHVQRYLRELSQLRAKADQFRRHPKTLLTEQRQLGKRFFETLVQEVIRMHQRLRQDVAQWASDALMPLMQHTLEHKQLLETHMLRLKALAQETQLTRQRGQQLGRYTEELEQQIAQANEMLRTFRLPSPMQRMGKVVNLPLAPRRHRGGESA; this is encoded by the coding sequence ATGAGCATGGAGCGTCTCAGTCAGCAAGTCGACGCCTACGTAGCCTGGAAGCGGGAGCTTTTGCGGGAGATCACCCGCTACAGAAGCTGGTTGGAACACAACCGGCTCAACTCCGACGCGCTCTCCGCCAAGCTGGAACGGGTCCAGCGCCTGCTCCGCACCGACCACATCACCCTGGCCTTCGTCGGCGAGTTCTCCCGCGGCAAGACCGAACTGATCAACAGCCTGTTCTTCTCCGAATTCGGCCAGCGCATGCTGCCGTCCCAGGCCGGGCGCACCACCATGTGCCCCACCGAGCTGTTCTACGACCCCCGCTCCGAGCGCTCCTACATCCGCCTGCTGCCCATCGAGTCGCGCACCGCCTCCGCCAGCGTGGCGCAGTTCAAGCGTGCGCCGCGGCACTGGGTGAACATTCCCCTGGACCCGAGTGACCCGGACAACATGATCCAGGCCTTCGCCCAGGTGGCGCGGACCAAGCCCATGCCCGTCGAGCAGGCCATCCAGCTGGGCTTCCACCCCGACATGCTGGACCCCACCGGCCGCCCCGGCGAAGTGCTGGTGCCGGCCTGGCGCCATGCCATGGTCAACTTCGACCACCCGCTGCTGCGCCAGGGCCTGCGGATCCTCGACACCCCCGGTCTGAACGCGCTGGGCAGTGAACCGGAGCTGACCCTGTCGATGCTGCCCAGCGCCCAGGCCATCGTCTTCCTGCTCTCCGCCGATACCGGCGTCACCGCCAGCGACATGAGCGTGTGGCAGCAGCACATCCGTCAGCTGGACGAGGACACCCAGGCCCATCTCTTCGCCGTGCTGAACAAGATCGACGTACTCTGGGACGACCTGGCCGGCGACACCTTCGTGCAGAACGCCATTCGCCGCATCCAGGAAACCACCGCCCGCCAGCTCGGCATCCGCAGCGATGAAGTGCTGCCGCTTTCGGCCAAGCAAGCGCTGCTGGCCAAGGTGCGCAAGGACGGCGACCTGCTCGCCCGCAGCCAGATCGGCACCCTCGAAGCGCTGCTCTGCGAGCGCATCGTCACCCAGAAGGAGCGGCTGATCGAAGACAACGTGGCCAACCAGATGATGGCCCTGCTGCAGAACAGCCTGCACGTGCTCAACCTGCGCCTGGAAAAGGTCCGCGAGCAGCAGTCGATGCTCGACAACCACCATCAGGACAACGGCCAGATGCTCTTCGAGCTGACCGCCCGAACGAAGGAAGACCACGCCCGGCATCACCGTCGCCTGCTCAGCCTGAAAACCAACCAGCGTCTGCTCAAGCGCCAGGGCGACATGCTGCGCAGCGCCTCGCGAGCGGAACGCCTGGACGAACACCTGGCGCGCCTGCGCCGCGAGCTCACCGGCAGCTGGACCACCCTGGGCATCAACCAGGGCATCCTGCATTTCTTCCGTGCAGTGGAATTCGACCTGCACAGCCTCGAACACGAGGCCGAGATGGCCAACAAGATGGTCTCGGCCATCTACCGCCGGCACAACGACGAGAACCCGCTGCACGGGGTCGATGCACCGCTGTTCCATGTGCAGCGCTACCTGCGTGAACTCTCCCAGCTACGTGCCAAGGCCGATCAGTTCCGCCGGCATCCCAAGACCCTGCTCACCGAGCAGCGTCAGCTCGGCAAGCGCTTCTTCGAGACCCTGGTGCAGGAAGTCATCCGTATGCACCAGCGCCTGCGCCAGGACGTCGCCCAATGGGCCAGCGACGCGCTGATGCCGCTGATGCAGCACACCCTGGAGCACAAGCAGCTGCTGGAAACCCACATGCTGCGGCTGAAGGCGCTGGCCCAGGAAACCCAGCTCACCCGCCAGCGCGGCCAGCAACTGGGGCGCTACACCGAGGAACTGGAGCAGCAGATCGCCCAGGCCAACGAGATGCTCCGCACCTTCCGCCTGCCCTCCCCCATGCAGCGCATGGGCAAGGTCGTCAACCTGCCGCTGGCGCCCCGCCGCCACCGTGGCGGCGAGTCCGCCTGA
- the rdgB gene encoding RdgB/HAM1 family non-canonical purine NTP pyrophosphatase: MMPFKELVLASHNAGKLKELQAMLGDSVKVRSIAEFSEVEPEETGLSFVENAILKARNAARVSGLPALADDSGLAVDFLGGAPGIYSARYADGKGDAANNAKLLDVLRDVPEAERGAQFICSLALLRHAEDPLPILCEGIWRGHILFEARGEHGFGYDPLFWVPECECSSAELSPIDKNQLSHRARAMALLKQRLGI, from the coding sequence ATGATGCCCTTCAAAGAACTGGTGCTGGCCAGCCACAACGCCGGCAAACTCAAGGAACTCCAGGCCATGCTCGGCGACAGCGTGAAAGTGCGCTCCATCGCCGAGTTCAGCGAAGTCGAGCCGGAAGAGACCGGCCTGTCCTTCGTCGAAAACGCCATCCTCAAGGCCCGCAATGCGGCTCGGGTATCCGGCCTGCCGGCACTCGCCGACGACTCCGGGCTCGCGGTGGATTTCCTCGGCGGCGCTCCCGGCATCTATTCGGCGCGCTACGCCGATGGCAAGGGTGACGCGGCGAACAACGCCAAGCTGCTGGACGTCCTGCGCGACGTGCCCGAAGCCGAGCGCGGCGCACAGTTCATCTGCAGCCTGGCGCTGCTGCGGCACGCCGAAGATCCGCTGCCGATCCTCTGCGAAGGCATCTGGCGCGGCCACATCCTGTTCGAGGCCCGTGGCGAGCACGGCTTCGGCTACGACCCGCTGTTCTGGGTCCCCGAATGCGAATGCTCCAGCGCCGAACTCTCCCCCATCGACAAGAACCAGCTCAGCCACCGCGCCCGCGCCATGGCCCTGCTCAAGCAGCGGCTGGGGATATGA
- a CDS encoding DUF167 domain-containing protein, translating into MSWYRWAGEDLILDCHLQPKASRDEFAGLHGERLKIRLTAPPVEGKANAHLMAFLAAAFGVAKSQVSLESGELNRQKRVRIQRPRILPDLPGLTARQS; encoded by the coding sequence ATGAGCTGGTACCGCTGGGCGGGCGAGGACCTGATCCTCGACTGCCATCTGCAGCCCAAGGCGAGCCGTGACGAGTTCGCCGGGCTGCACGGCGAGCGGCTGAAGATCCGCCTCACCGCGCCGCCGGTGGAAGGCAAGGCGAATGCCCATCTCATGGCGTTCCTGGCGGCGGCCTTCGGCGTCGCCAAGTCCCAGGTGAGCCTGGAAAGCGGCGAACTGAACCGCCAGAAGCGGGTGCGAATCCAGCGCCCGCGCATCCTTCCCGACCTGCCCGGACTAACCGCTCGGCAGTCCTGA
- a CDS encoding YggT family protein → MTGLNTAAIYVIQTLGSLYLLIVLLRFILQLVRADFYNPLSQFVVRATKPLLNPLRKIIPGFGGLDLASLVLAILVQLLLMIVTLTLMGYGVGGYLLQLLIWSIIGVTSLFLKVFFFALIISVILSWVAPGSYNPGAQLVNQICEPLLMPFRKLLPNLGGLDISPIFAFIALKLLDMLVIGNLAAMTGMPQILSPFL, encoded by the coding sequence ATGACCGGACTCAACACCGCCGCCATCTATGTGATCCAGACCCTCGGCAGCCTGTACCTGCTGATCGTCCTGCTGCGCTTCATCCTGCAACTGGTGCGCGCGGACTTCTACAACCCGCTCAGCCAGTTCGTGGTGCGCGCCACCAAGCCGCTGCTCAACCCGCTGCGCAAGATCATCCCCGGCTTCGGCGGACTGGACCTCGCCTCCCTGGTGCTGGCCATCCTGGTGCAGCTGCTGCTGATGATCGTCACCCTGACCCTGATGGGCTACGGCGTCGGCGGCTACCTGCTGCAACTGCTGATCTGGTCGATCATCGGCGTGACGTCGCTGTTCCTGAAGGTGTTCTTCTTCGCCCTGATCATCAGCGTGATCCTCTCCTGGGTCGCTCCGGGCAGCTACAACCCCGGCGCCCAGTTGGTGAACCAGATCTGCGAACCCTTGCTGATGCCCTTCCGCAAGCTGCTGCCGAACCTCGGCGGTCTGGATATTTCGCCGATCTTCGCCTTCATTGCACTGAAACTGCTGGACATGCTGGTGATCGGCAACCTCGCCGCCATGACCGGCATGCCGCAGATCCTCAGTCCCTTCCTCTGA
- the proC gene encoding pyrroline-5-carboxylate reductase, giving the protein MSTPRIAFIGAGNMAASLIGGLRAQGVAADHIRASDPGAEQRAKIAAGHGIEVVESNAEAVQGADVVVLAIKPQVMKSVCQALAPSLKDGQLVVSIAAGITCASLAAWLGPRPIVRCMPNTPALVGQGASGLYANAEVSTAQREQAEQLLSAVGIALWLDEEKLIDAVTAVSGSGPAYFFLLMEAMTAAGEKLGLPRATAEQLTLQTALGAARMAVSSDVDAAELRRRVTSPNGTTEAAIKTFQAGGFEALVQQALSAADRRSAELAEQLGQ; this is encoded by the coding sequence ATGAGCACTCCCCGCATCGCATTCATCGGCGCCGGCAACATGGCCGCCAGCCTGATCGGCGGCCTGCGCGCCCAGGGCGTCGCCGCTGACCACATCCGTGCCAGCGACCCGGGCGCCGAGCAGCGCGCCAAGATCGCCGCCGGGCACGGCATCGAGGTGGTGGAAAGCAACGCCGAGGCCGTGCAGGGCGCCGACGTGGTGGTCCTGGCCATCAAGCCCCAGGTCATGAAGAGCGTCTGCCAGGCCCTGGCCCCCAGCCTGAAAGACGGCCAGCTGGTGGTGTCCATCGCCGCCGGCATCACCTGCGCCAGCCTTGCCGCCTGGCTCGGCCCGCGCCCCATCGTGCGCTGCATGCCCAACACCCCGGCGCTGGTCGGCCAGGGCGCGAGCGGTCTTTATGCCAACGCCGAGGTCAGCACTGCCCAGCGCGAGCAGGCGGAGCAGCTGCTGTCCGCCGTGGGTATCGCCCTGTGGCTGGATGAGGAAAAACTGATCGACGCCGTGACCGCCGTGTCCGGTAGCGGCCCGGCCTACTTCTTCCTTCTCATGGAAGCCATGACCGCCGCTGGCGAGAAGCTCGGCCTGCCCCGCGCCACCGCCGAGCAGCTGACCCTGCAGACCGCCCTGGGCGCCGCGCGCATGGCGGTTTCCAGTGATGTGGACGCCGCTGAACTGCGTCGTCGCGTAACCTCGCCCAACGGCACCACCGAAGCGGCGATCAAAACCTTCCAGGCCGGCGGCTTCGAAGCCCTGGTGCAACAGGCCCTGAGCGCCGCCGACCGGCGCTCGGCCGAACTGGCCGAACAACTGGGCCAATAA
- a CDS encoding homoserine O-acetyltransferase has translation MPTAIPADSVGLVSPQVQRFSEPLALACGRSLADYELVYETYGELNGARSNAVLICHALSGHHHAAGYHSMEDRKPGWWDSCIGPGKAIDTNRFFVVSLNNLGGCNGSTGPSSINPATGAPFGADFPVMTVEDWVNSQARLADTLGIQQWAAVVGGSLGGMQALQWTISYPERVRHCLAIASAPKLSAQNIAFNEVARQAILTDPEFHGGHFQEQGVIPKRGLMLARMVGHITYLSDDAMGEKFGRGLKTEKLNYDFHSVEFQVESYLRYQGEEFSGRFDANTYLLMTKALDYFDPAAAHDGDLSRTLAVAKADFCVMSFTTDWRFSPARSREIVDALTAARKNVSYLEIDAPQGHDAFLMPIPRYLHAFSSYMNRIAV, from the coding sequence ATGCCCACCGCCATTCCCGCAGATTCCGTCGGACTGGTCAGTCCCCAGGTGCAGCGCTTCAGCGAGCCGCTGGCGCTGGCCTGCGGCCGCAGCCTGGCCGACTACGAACTGGTCTATGAAACCTATGGCGAACTGAACGGCGCCCGCAGCAATGCGGTGCTGATCTGCCATGCACTGTCCGGCCACCACCATGCCGCCGGCTACCACAGCATGGAAGACCGCAAGCCGGGCTGGTGGGACAGCTGCATCGGCCCGGGCAAGGCCATCGATACCAACCGATTCTTCGTCGTCAGCCTGAACAACCTCGGCGGCTGCAACGGCTCCACCGGTCCCTCCAGCATCAACCCGGCCACCGGCGCCCCCTTCGGTGCCGATTTCCCGGTGATGACGGTGGAAGACTGGGTCAACAGCCAGGCACGTCTGGCCGACACCCTCGGTATCCAGCAGTGGGCCGCGGTGGTGGGGGGCAGCCTCGGCGGCATGCAGGCCCTGCAGTGGACCATCAGCTACCCCGAGCGTGTGCGGCACTGCCTGGCCATTGCCTCGGCGCCCAAGCTCTCGGCGCAGAACATCGCCTTCAACGAGGTGGCCCGCCAGGCCATCCTCACCGACCCGGAATTCCACGGCGGGCATTTCCAGGAACAGGGCGTGATCCCCAAGCGCGGACTGATGCTGGCGCGCATGGTGGGCCACATCACCTACCTGTCGGACGACGCCATGGGCGAGAAATTCGGCCGCGGCCTGAAGACCGAGAAGCTCAACTACGACTTCCACAGCGTGGAGTTCCAGGTGGAAAGCTACCTGCGCTACCAGGGCGAGGAATTCTCCGGTCGCTTCGATGCCAACACCTACCTGCTGATGACCAAGGCGCTGGACTACTTCGATCCGGCGGCCGCCCATGACGGCGACCTGTCGCGCACCCTGGCGGTGGCCAAGGCGGACTTCTGCGTCATGTCCTTCACCACCGACTGGCGCTTCTCCCCGGCCCGGTCCCGCGAGATCGTCGACGCCCTGACAGCGGCGCGCAAGAACGTCAGCTACCTGGAGATCGATGCGCCCCAGGGCCACGACGCCTTCCTCATGCCGATCCCGCGCTACCTCCACGCCTTCAGCAGCTACATGAACAGGATTGCGGTGTAA
- a CDS encoding DUF4426 domain-containing protein, with amino-acid sequence MRRLALFLFALCLALPAAAERKQTFGDMDVHYNAFNSSFLQPDIAAAVGLTRSKTQGVVNVAVLKAGKASTANVSGQVKNLLGQVTPLQFKQINEGEAIYYLAQFPFNEREVLNFTLNVQRGDEAAHSFSFDQEFFPDQ; translated from the coding sequence ATGCGTCGTCTAGCCCTGTTCCTTTTCGCCCTCTGCCTGGCCCTGCCGGCAGCCGCCGAGCGCAAGCAGACCTTCGGCGATATGGATGTCCACTACAACGCCTTCAATTCCAGCTTCCTGCAGCCGGACATCGCGGCGGCCGTCGGCCTGACCCGCAGCAAGACCCAGGGCGTGGTCAACGTCGCCGTGCTCAAGGCCGGCAAGGCCAGCACCGCCAACGTCAGCGGCCAGGTGAAGAACCTGCTCGGCCAGGTCACCCCGCTGCAGTTCAAGCAGATCAACGAAGGCGAGGCCATCTACTACCTAGCGCAGTTCCCCTTCAACGAGCGTGAAGTGTTGAACTTCACCCTCAACGTCCAACGCGGAGACGAAGCGGCCCATAGCTTCAGCTTCGACCAGGAATTCTTCCCCGACCAATGA
- a CDS encoding YggS family pyridoxal phosphate-dependent enzyme — MSTIADNIAKVRARIREAAQASGREFSSIGLLAVSKTKPAEAIREAFASGVADFGENYLQEALTKQAELTDLALTWHFIGPIQSNKTKPIAEHFHWVHSVDRLKIAERLSAQRPAHLPPLNICLQVNVSGEASKSGCAPEELPALAAAVAELPNLRLRGLMAIPEPTEDLTAQHAAFARLRQLQEALNPSLDTLSMGMSHDLEAAIAEGATWVRIGTALFGARDYGQPSH; from the coding sequence ATGTCCACGATAGCAGACAATATTGCAAAGGTTCGCGCGCGTATCCGTGAGGCGGCGCAAGCCTCTGGACGAGAATTTTCGAGCATCGGCCTGCTGGCCGTGAGCAAGACGAAACCCGCCGAAGCGATCCGTGAAGCCTTCGCCAGCGGTGTGGCCGATTTCGGCGAAAACTACCTTCAGGAAGCCCTGACCAAGCAGGCCGAGCTCACCGACCTGGCGCTGACCTGGCATTTCATCGGCCCCATCCAGTCGAACAAGACCAAACCCATTGCAGAACATTTCCACTGGGTGCACTCGGTGGACCGCCTGAAGATCGCCGAGCGCCTCTCCGCCCAGCGTCCGGCGCACCTCCCGCCGCTGAACATCTGCCTGCAGGTGAATGTCAGCGGCGAGGCGAGCAAGTCCGGCTGTGCCCCCGAGGAGCTGCCGGCACTGGCCGCCGCCGTGGCCGAGCTGCCGAACCTGCGCCTGCGCGGCCTGATGGCCATTCCCGAACCGACTGAAGACCTCACGGCCCAGCACGCCGCCTTCGCTCGCCTGCGCCAGTTGCAGGAAGCACTGAACCCCTCCCTGGACACCCTGTCCATGGGCATGAGCCATGACCTCGAAGCGGCCATCGCCGAAGGCGCCACCTGGGTGCGTATCGGCACCGCGCTGTTTGGCGCCCGCGACTACGGCCAGCCCTCGCATTAA
- the metW gene encoding methionine biosynthesis protein MetW — protein sequence MRADLEIIQDWIPAGSRVLDLGCGRGELLASLRDTKQVSGYGLEIDPENIAHCIDRGVNVIEQDLDKGLGNFASNSFDVVVMTQALQAVHYPDRILKEMLRVGRECIITFPNFGHWRCRWYLARYGRMPVSEFLPYTWYNTPNIHFCTFKDFEALCREMQVKVLDRLAVDNEHRHNLPSRVWPNLLGEIGIYRVSGPGLADHRVAV from the coding sequence ATGCGTGCCGACCTCGAAATCATCCAGGACTGGATTCCCGCCGGCAGCCGGGTACTCGACCTCGGTTGCGGCCGCGGCGAACTGCTCGCCTCGCTGCGCGACACCAAGCAGGTCAGCGGCTACGGCCTGGAAATCGACCCGGAAAACATTGCCCATTGCATCGATCGCGGGGTGAACGTGATCGAACAGGACCTCGACAAGGGCCTGGGCAACTTCGCCAGCAACAGCTTCGATGTGGTGGTGATGACCCAGGCGCTGCAGGCCGTGCACTACCCGGACCGCATCCTCAAGGAAATGCTGCGGGTGGGCCGCGAGTGCATCATCACCTTCCCCAACTTCGGCCACTGGCGCTGCCGCTGGTACCTGGCGCGCTATGGGCGCATGCCGGTGTCGGAGTTCCTGCCCTACACCTGGTACAACACGCCAAACATCCACTTCTGCACCTTCAAGGACTTCGAGGCGCTGTGCCGCGAAATGCAGGTGAAGGTGCTCGACCGTCTGGCCGTGGACAACGAGCACAGGCACAACCTGCCCAGCCGGGTTTGGCCTAATCTGTTGGGTGAGATCGGCATCTATCGCGTCAGCGGCCCCGGCCTCGCCGACCACCGCGTCGCAGTCTGA
- the hemW gene encoding radical SAM family heme chaperone HemW produces the protein MKTTGTHPEAGSETLGFQLPPLALYVHIPWCVRKCPYCDFNSHAAGAELPEEAYIDALLDDLDQDLGHVHGRELTSIFFGGGTPSLFSANAIGRLLDGVEQRVPFSRDIEITLEANPGTFEQAKFAAYRQLGINRLSIGVQSFQEAKLKALGRIHNGDEAIRAADMARKAGFDNFNLDLMHGLPEQSIEDALEDLHTAIAQAPTHLSWYQLTMEPNTVFWSQPPELPEDDILWDIQEAGQALLAEQGYAQYEVSAYARNGLRARHNLNYWSFGDFLGIGAGAHAKLSSPDGRIIRSWKTRLPKDYMDPAKRFQAGERHLEHDELPFEFLMNVLRLTDGVPAALFTQRTGLPLESLAAARLEAETRGLLLKDPQRLVATTEGQLFLNDLLQHFLP, from the coding sequence ATGAAAACCACAGGCACGCACCCGGAGGCTGGAAGCGAAACTCTCGGCTTCCAGCTCCCACCCCTGGCGCTCTACGTCCATATCCCCTGGTGCGTGCGCAAGTGCCCCTACTGCGACTTCAACTCCCACGCCGCGGGCGCCGAGCTGCCTGAAGAGGCCTACATCGACGCCCTGCTGGACGACCTCGACCAGGACCTCGGCCATGTCCACGGCCGCGAACTGACGTCGATCTTCTTCGGCGGCGGCACGCCCAGCCTGTTCAGCGCCAATGCCATCGGCCGCCTGCTGGATGGCGTGGAACAGCGGGTGCCGTTCTCCCGCGACATCGAGATCACCCTCGAAGCCAACCCCGGCACCTTCGAGCAGGCCAAGTTCGCCGCCTACCGTCAGCTCGGCATCAATCGCCTGTCGATCGGCGTGCAGAGCTTCCAGGAAGCCAAGCTCAAGGCGCTCGGGCGCATCCACAATGGCGACGAAGCCATCCGCGCCGCCGACATGGCGCGCAAGGCCGGCTTCGACAACTTCAACCTCGACCTGATGCACGGACTTCCGGAGCAATCCATCGAGGACGCCCTGGAAGACCTGCACACCGCCATCGCCCAGGCACCGACGCACCTGTCCTGGTACCAGCTGACCATGGAGCCGAACACGGTGTTTTGGAGCCAGCCGCCGGAACTGCCGGAGGACGACATCCTCTGGGACATCCAGGAAGCCGGCCAGGCACTGCTGGCCGAGCAGGGCTATGCGCAGTACGAGGTGTCCGCCTACGCCCGCAACGGCCTGCGCGCGCGGCACAACCTCAATTACTGGAGCTTCGGCGACTTCCTCGGCATCGGCGCCGGCGCCCATGCCAAGCTGAGCAGCCCGGACGGTCGCATCATCCGCAGCTGGAAAACCCGCCTGCCCAAGGACTACATGGACCCGGCCAAGCGCTTCCAGGCCGGCGAGCGCCACCTGGAACACGACGAGCTGCCCTTCGAATTCCTCATGAACGTGCTGCGCCTCACGGACGGCGTGCCCGCAGCATTGTTCACTCAGCGCACCGGCCTGCCGCTGGAGAGCCTGGCGGCAGCACGCCTCGAGGCCGAGACCCGTGGCCTGCTACTGAAGGACCCGCAACGCCTGGTGGCCACCACCGAAGGCCAGCTGTTCCTCAATGACCTGCTGCAGCACTTCCTGCCTTGA